TCGTTCTTGGACTTGGGCGCCGGGGCCGGGGCCGCCAGGTGCGTCAGCGAGCGCCGGGGCTCGGGGAGGTCGTCGTCGAGGCGCAGCAGGTCGTCGTCGTCCGCGTGGCGCGCGCTCTGGGCGGCGTCGTCGGAGATATCGATCCTGACCGGCTCGGAGGGGCGCGACGAGGCCGGGCGGAACTGCGACGACGCGGGCGCCGCGGCGCTCGGCTTGGCGCTGAAGAGGGACGAGATGCTCTTGAGAAGGCCCACGCGGCGACTCCTTTCAGGGGCGATACCCAGACCATCGGGCGGCTCCGCCGACCGTGCCTCACCGTAGCCGACCCGGGGGCGGGCCGCAACGCGACCTTTGTCAATACCATCCGTGGTATGCGACGACCAGCCCAACGCCTTGCCGCCGCCCTCGCCCTGCTCCTCGCGCTCCTCGGGGGCCTGGTGACCGCCTGCGGCGGGCCGGGCTCCTCGTCCGACGCCGAGGCCAACGCGTCGACCTCGACGCCTCGGATCGTCGTGCTCAGCCCCGGCATCGGAGAGACGCTCGACGCGCTGGGGCTTGGCGAGTTCGTCGTGGGTCGACACGCCTTCGACCGGAACCGGCCCGACGACATCCCCGTGGTGGGCGATCAGAACGGGATCGACTACGAGCGTCTTCTCCGTCTGGAGCCGACGCACGTGCTGCTCGAACGCAGCGCGTCCGGCGCCCCGCCCCGCCTCGACGGCTTCGCCGGGTCGAAGGGCTTTGTCGTCCGCGAGATCCCGATGCTGACGCTCGACGACATCCGGGGGTGCATCGGGTTCCTGACCACGCTCTTTCGCGTGGAGGGGGTCAACGAGCGCGCGTCGGAGCTGCTTGCCGCGCTGGACGAGGCGTTGAGCCCGCTGGAGCAGATCGACGATCGCGCCGGGCGCATGCTGCTGCTGTACTGGACTGATCCGATCGGGGTCGCCGGCCCGGGGTCGTACCACGCGGAGATCGTGCGCTCGCTCGGGGCGATGCTCGCCGTCGACACCGGGCGCGCGTACCAGGAGCTCGACGCCGAGGACACGCGCCGCCTCTACCCGGACTCGATCGCGCTGTTCATCCCCGGGGCCGACCCGTCGCGCAAGGCCGAACTGCTCGGGATCCTTGCGTCGCTGGACCTTCGCGCCGTGAACTCGGGACGCGTCGCGATCGTGAACCATCCCAGCGCGCAGGTCCCCGGCCCGGCGGTGATCGACGTCGCGAACCAGCTCCGCGAGGCGATCTCCTCGTGGCCTTTCCTAGCGGATGTCCCCTGACGGGTACGCTTGACCGCCCGTGCGTCGCAACCCATGGATCGCGGTGTCGGCATTCGCGGCGTTCGCTGCACTGGCGGTCGTGCTGCGCCTGCTCGCGTCGCCGGAGGGCCTCGAGTGGCCCCGTGACGCGATCGAGTGGCAGCTCCGCTCCGGGCGGATCGCCAGCGGGCTTGTCGTGGGCGCCGCCCTCGCGAGCGCCGGGGTGTTCCTGCAGGCGCTGCTGCGCAACCCCCTCGCCGAGCCGGCGGTGCTGGGCCTGACCGGGGGCGCCGGGCTTGGCGTCGTGCTCTGGATCTATTCCGGCTTTCTCGCGACGGGCGCGATCGTGCAGTACCAGGCGCCGATCCTCCCGGCGCTCTTCGGTTCGCTCGGCGCCCTGGGCGTCGTCGGGGCGCTCGGGCAACGCCGGGGGCTCATCGATCCCACGGCGCTCATCCTCGTCGGCGTGGTGCTCTCGCTGATCTGCGGCGCCGGGGTCATGTTCGTGCAGCACCTGCTGCCGGACCGGGGCGTCGCGCTGGCGTCGCGCTGGGTGCTCGGCGCGATCTCGGACGATGTGCCGCTGAGATGGCTCGTCGGCGTCGGCGCGATGACGCTCGCGAGCGTCGCGCTGGGCGCGTGGCTTGGCCCCTCGATGGACGCCGCGAGTCTCAGCGACGACGAAGCGCGCAGCGTGGGCGTGCGCCTCGGCGCGCTGCGCGCGGCGCTGTTCCTGATGTCCGGCGCGCTGGCGGCGGGAAGCGTCGTGCTCGCCGGGCCGATCGGGTTCGTCGGCCTCGTGTGTCCCCACCTGGTCAGACTCGTCGCCGGGCCCGGGCATCGCACGCTCGTGGTCGGCTCGGCGCTGCTCGGCGCCGCGGCGATCGTGAGCGCCGACGCCGGCGTGAAACTCATCGACCTGGGGTCCGGTCGGATGCCCATCGGCGTGCTGACGGCGCTCGTCGGGGGACCGGTCTTCATCGCGCTGCTCCGAAGGGAGCTGCGCCGATGACGCTCGCCATCGAGGCACTCACCTTCGGCTACCGGCGCGCCGAGCCGATCCTGCGCGAGGTGAGCGCGGCGTTCGAGCCCGGGCGCGTCGCGGCGATCCTCGGCCCGAACGGCGCGGGCAAGTCCACGCTGCTCCGCGCCGCGCTGGGGTTCGTAAAGCCATGGAGCGGTCGCGTGACGCTCGGCGCGCGCGACATCCGCTCGCTCCCGGGCGCAGAGCGCGTCGCGCGCCTCGCCTATGTCCCGCAACGCCCCGAGGTCGCCGGCGCGTTCACGGCGCGCCGGGTCGTGACGCTGGGCAGGCACGCCCTGCCGGCGCGCGACGATCTCGTCGAACACGCGCTCGTCTCGCTCGAACTCGACCGGTTCTCCGACCGCCCGTTCGCCACGCTGAGCGTCGGGCAGCAGCAGCGCGTCGCCCTCGCAAGGGCGCTCGCCCAGCTCGGCGCGCTTGACGACGCCGAGCCGCTCGTCGGAAAGACGCTGCTCGCCGACGAGCCGATGAGCGCGATGGACCCGCGGTTCGTCGGGATCGCCGCCTCGCACATGCGCCGGCTCGCTCGCCGGGGCGCCACGGTCGTCGTCGTTCTCCACGACGCGACCACGGCGCTGCGCCTCGCCGACGACGTTCTCGCCCTGTCCTGCGACGGGCGCGTCGCGGCGAGAGGGCCGACCGAGCGCACGCTGACGGCGGGGATGCTCGAATCGCTCTACGGCACGCGCTTCGACACGATCCGACAGGACGGGCGCGGCGCGCTCCTGCCCTCGCTGCCCGGCGCCCGCGACGACCGACCGGGCGAGTGAACCGGTTCCCCGGCCCCCCGCTACACTTGGGGCGGATGAACTGGAACAACCCCAACCTGTGGATCATCCTCGCGGTCGTCGGGCTGTCCTTCCTGCAGTGGGTGGTGCAGCGGATCCGCGAGCAGGCGGCGATCAACCGGGCGCGAGAGGCCGCCCGCCGCAAGAACGAGGAGGCGCTGCGCACCGGGCGCGCTCCCGAAGCGGCGCAGCGTGAACAGCGCGAGGCGCAGCAGACGCGCACCGCCCTCGACGACAAGCAGCGACAGGCGATCGAACGCCGCCAGGAACAGCTCCGGGAGCTGCGTCGCAAGCAGATGGAGACGCAGGCCAGAGCGAGAACCCGCGCCGGGACGGGACCGTCGAGCGCGCCGGCGCGACAGTCCCCGATTCCGCCCCCTGCCAGCCGCGTGCCGACCCCGCAGCCCTCCCGTCCTTCGCGATCACAACCAGCCCCCAGCGCCCAGCGCCCACCGAGCCCCGCCCCCCAGCGGGCGCCCGCACGCCAGCCAACCCCCGCCGCGAAGCGCACGACGCTCTCGCGCTCGGGCACCGCGATGGGCGACGACCTCGAGCGAATCTCCCGGCTCCGCCAGGAAGAGGCCCTGCGGCGTCAGCAGATGATGCGCGGCACGCCCTCCCTCGCCGCCACGCCCGATGCCGGCGACGAGGTCCTCCGCCCCGCGCTCGCGACCTTCAAGGGCCTTCGGGGCGGGCCGCTCGTAACCCCCGACGCGCACGACGCCACCACTTCCGGGGCGGCGCTCCTGGCGGGCATGGACGCCGACGACTGGCGGCGCGGCATCATCCTCTCGGAAATCCTCCGCGAGCCCGTCAGCATGCGCGACCCGCTCAGCCGCCCCAGCTTCTGACGCCCCCTGCGACGCCAGACCGGGTCGCTTATACTCGCCCCCTCACGCTCACCCTCCCACGCACCCCAGCGCCGGCACGCCCGGCGCACTCCACATAGACCACGCGCACGATGATCAACCTCGACACACTCAAGGAACTCGTCCGCCTCATGGTCGACAACGACCTCTCCGAGGTGGAACTCCACGACGAGCAGGAATCCGTCTCGCTCAAGCGCGGCGGCGGCCAGGTCGTCTACTCCGCGGCGCCGGTCGCCCACCACGCGCCGGCGAACCACGCCGCGCCCGCAGGCGGCGCGCCCGCCCCTGCGCCTGCCAGCGCCGACCCCGACGCCGGCCTCGTCGCTATCTCGTCGCCCATGGTCGGCACCTACTACTCCGCCGCCTCGCCCGACAGCCCCCCCTTCGCCAAGCCCGGCATGCAGATCACCGGCGACAGCGTCGTCTGCATCATCGAGGCCATGAAGGTCTTCAACGAGATCAAGGCGGAAGTCTCCGGCACCATCGAGAAGATCCTCGTCAAGAACGGCGAGCCCGTCGAGTTCGGGCAGAAGCTGTTCCTCGTGCGTCCCTCCTGATCGCCGCACACCAACGCACGAGACCCGACCAGTGCCCAAGACACCGCTGTTCTCGCGCATCCTGATCGCCAACCGCGGCGAGATCGCGCTGCGCGTCATCCGCGCCTGCCACGAACTCGGCATCGAGGCGGTCTGCGTCTACAGCCAGGCCGACGCCGACGCGCCCTACCTCCGACTCGCCGACCGCGCTATCTGCATCGGCGAAGGCCCGGCGAACAAGTCCTACCTCAACATCCCGCGCATCATCTCCGCCGCAGAGATCGCCGATGTCGACGCGATCCACCCCGGCTACGGCTTCCTCTCCGAGAACGCGCACTTCGCGTCCGTCTGCCGCGACTGCAAGATCGAGTTCATCGGCCCCTCGCCCGAAGCGATGGCCAAACTCGGAGACAAGGTCTCCTGCCGCGCCACCGCGAAGGAAGCCAAAGTCCCGATCTTCCCCGGCTCCGAGTCCGCGATCGAAGACATCGAAGAAGCCGTCAAACTCGCCGACAAGATCGGCTACCCCGTCATCGTCAAGGCCGCGGCCGGCGGCGGCGGGCGCGGCATGCGCGTCGTCCACAACGAAGCCGCGCTGCGCACCGGCGTCAAGTCCGCCTCCACCGAGGCCGAAGCCGCCTTCGGAAACGGCTCGGTCTACATCGAGAAGTTCCTCGAATCCGCCCGGCACATCGAGGTCCAGGTCCTCGGCGACAAGCACGGCAACGCGATCCACCTCTACGAACGCGACTGCTCCACCCAGCGTCGACACCAGAAACTCATCGAAGAGGCGCCCGCGCCCCATGTCGACCAGCGCCGGCGCGAGGATGTCTGCAAGTCCGCCGCCCGTCTCATCAAGCGCGCGAATTACTCCGGCGCCGCGACCGTCGAGTTCCTGATGGACGAGCGCCAGAACTTCTACATGCTCGAGGTGAACACGCGCCTCCAGGTCGAGCACCCGGTGACCGAAGCGATCACCGGCGTGGACCTCGTGAAGGCGCAGATCCGCGTCGCCGCCGGCGAGCCCCTGTGGTTCAAGCAGAAGGATGTGAAGATCAACGGCCACGCGATCGAGTGCCGCATCAACGCCGAGGACCCCTCGAAGAACTTCTCGCCCTCGCCCGGCACGATCACCCGCTTCGACACCCCCGGGGGCCCGGGCGTGCGCCTCGATTCGCACTGCATCACCGGGTATCGCGTGCCCCCGAACTACGACTCGATGATCGGCAAACTGATCGTCCACGCCGACACGCGCGAGGAAGCCATCGCCCGCGCCGAACGCGCCCTGCGCGAGATGACGGTCGAGCCCATCAAGACGACCATCCCCCTCCACCGCGAACTCATGCGCAACAGCGCCTTCCGCGCCGGCGGGATGGACATCCACTACCTCGAGCGGTTGCTGAAGAAGTAAGCGGGCTTGCTCTCTTCTTGCCCCTTTCCTTCTGCCCCCTCTCCTCTCGAGCGCAGCGAGATGGGAGAGGGCCGGGGTGAGGGCTACCCAACCTCTTGGCTTGGCTCCACTTCCTCTGCCTCCATCACCACCCCCATCATCCCCCGCCACTCCCCGTACCGGTACTCCAGCCCGTGCCGGTCGTGCAGCGCGCGGATCTTCCAGAGCATCCGCTCCGTCAGGTCCTTTTGCCACTCCTGCGCCGTCTCGTCGCAGTAATAGGTCCGGCACCCCAGCGGCTTGATCGTGTGCACCTTGCACAGGTTCTCGACCTGAAACGGGCAACCCCCCGCCGCTCTCGCGTCATCCAGCGCCTCGCGCGTCAGCGCCGAGGGCAGACGCGCCAGCGTGTACGCCGCCTCGAAGCCCGTCACATACAGCCGGTGCCCGTACTCCTCGAAGCGGCAGCATCGCCCGCTCGCGACGCACACCGGCTTCTGCGCCGCCGTCTCGCGCCGCACCTCGTCATAGATCGTCTCGAGTTCCGCGCACAGGAACTCATTCCGCGCCGCGTCGAGCCACCCGCGCGCCGCCGCGATCTCTTCCGGAGGGATCACCGGTACGGCCCGTCGATATCCAGCCCCGCGTCCGCCGCTTGTCGGTCGCGTTCGACGCGGATGTGCTCGATCGGCACGAAGTTCCCCCGCCCGATCCCCTCGCACCCGCGCGCCAGCCGTTTCCAGTTCGCCTCGCTCCGCAGGTTCTCAGGCCACCACGGAAACGTGCGGCACTGCAAGGGCCTCGCCTGATACACCTTGCAGATCGCAAGACCCTGCTCGTCGAAATCGAGAAACACGCAGTCGTAGCCGCGATGCGTCTTGTTCTCTTTCAGCGAGCGCCCGCCGCCCTCGCGCTTGGTGTAGTCCTTCAGGAACCGCTCGTGCGAGATCCCCAGCACCTTGGCGATGGCCTTGCCCTCGTCCTCGGTGAAGGCGACATATCCGGGCCCGCCCGTGCAGCAGTTGCCGCACTGGGTGCACTCGAAGCGCAGGCCCTTCGCGTACCACTCCGGCTTGGTCTGGCCCGTCTGCCCGGGCGTCTGATCGCTCATCGGGAGGACTCTAGGAGTCGAGAATCGCCGTACACTGCCGACCCGATGACGGCCTCCCGCCCCGCCCCCGCCCCCGGAATGCCCGCGAAGCCCGTGCTCGGCCTCATCGCCGGGCAGGGGCGACTCCCCGTGATCGTCGCAGAGGGCATGCGCGCCCGCGGCTACCGCGTCGCGTGCGTCGGGCTCACCAGCCAGTACCTGCCCGAACTGCCCGCGCTCTGCGACGAGTTCCGCGCCGTCTCCCCCTTCCGCCTCAACGCGTGGGCTCGAACGCTGCGCCGCAGCGGCGCCCGCGAGGCGGTCATGGTCGGGCGCGTCGACAAGGCCGCCATGATGCATGTCCGCTTCCGCTGGATCCGCTTCATGCCCGACGCGACCACGCTGCTCGTGTGGTATCGTCGCCTGCGCCACGACCGGCGCTCCCCGGCGATCCTCGGCGCGATCGCCGACACGCTGCACGAACGAGGGGTCTCGCTCATCGACTCGACCGCGCACATCCCCGAGCACATGGCCACGCCCGGCGTCATGACCAAACGACAGCCCTCCACCGGCGAGTCCGAGGACATCCGCTTCGGCTGGCCCATCCTGCAGGAACTCCTGCGCCTGCACATCGGCCAGTGCATCGCCGTCAGCGAGAAGGATGTCGTCGCCGTCGAAGCCGTCGAGGGCACCGACCGGATGATCGAGCGCGCCGGCCTCCTCTGCCGTCGCGGCGGATGGACGATGCTCAAGAGTTGCTCCCCCGACCACGACCGGCGCGCCGATGTTCCCACCGTGGGCGTCGAAACAATCCGCAATGTCCACGCCGCCGGGGGGACCTGCCTGGCTCTGGGCGTCGGGGATGTCATCCTGATCGACAAGCCGCGCGTGCTGGCCCTGGCCGACGAACTGGGCGTCGCGGTGGTGGGCGTCCCGCGCCCCTGATGCGAACGGATGACGAACGACGCCGCCGCGTCATTCATCTCGCGGACTTTTACGATGTCCCTCTTGAAACCCGCGTCGACCCGCCGATCAATCATGCGTCGACGGACGGCCGCCGCATGCCGACGCCGTAGCGCGCCGGTGACCCGAGGTGTTCTCAGGTCGGGCGACTTGCCCGTCGACCGGGAGGCGTTGCGAGAGCAGCGTCTTTCAATGTCCACCAAGCCCGTCAGCGCTGGTCCTTCCAAGCCCGGTCAGCCCGCCAAGCCCTCGACCCCGGCGCCCTCCAAGCCCGGCAAGCCGAGCAAGTAAGCGATCGAGAGAGGACCACGCCGCACAAAGGCGGCGAATGATCTGATCTGACCAATCGCCGCGAGGCCTCCCCTCGCGGCGGTTTGCTTTTTGCACTCTCGCGCACTTTCCACCATCATCGTCCCGTTGACCGACCACGCGCCCCAGCCCGACCAGCGACCGCCCCCTTCCTGGGCCAGCCGCGGCGCGCTCAAACTCGACCACGCGCTCGCCGAGTTCGGCATCGTCGTTGAGGGAAAGACCTGCGCCGACTTCGGCTGCTCGACGGGCGGATTCGTCGACGCGCTCCTCCGACGCGGCGCCGCCCGCGTCTTCGCGGTCGACACCGCCTACGGCCAACTCGACTACCGCCTGCGCGTCGACAAGCGCGTCACCGTCATGGAGCGCACCAACGCGCTCTACGCGATGCTCCCCGAGGGCAGCCAGGGAACACCCATCGACCTGATCTCGATTGATCTTGGCTGGACGCCGCAGAAACAGGCGATCCCCGCCGCCCTGCGCTGGCTGCGCCACGACTCGCCCGACGCGCGCATCCTCTCGCTCATCAAGCCCCAGTACGAACTGAACCACGACGAGAAGACCACGCTCCTCAAAGACGGCGTGCTCGACGAGGACGACGCGAAACGCATCGTGGACCGCGTCGTCGCCGACCTCCCCTCGCTGGGCGTCCGCGTCGTCGGCCTCACCAAGTCCCCCATCCTCGGCGGCGAAACCCGCGGCAAGAAGAAGGGCAACGCGGAGTGGATCGTGGCGCTGGCGAGGGTGTGAGTGTTCCGTACTCCTGAATGCTCCCTCTCCTGTTCGGCGCAGCCGAATGGGAGAGGGTTGGGGTGAGGGCTACCCCGCCTTCGGGCTTCGCTCTTCCCCCTCTGCCTTTCTCTTCTCACATCAGGTTCTACCGCTGCGGCGCCCGTGCGATCATCGAATCACTCCAGCACATCCACCGAGATCAGCAATGCACAACTGGACGCCATATCCACAATGCTACAGGCGAAGCTAGTCTCGGCGGCACAGCCCGTCCACGGCCTGTTCACGAAGTTCCCTACTTTGTATCGAATCCTTCTCGTGAACCTGAAACCCTCTCCATCTCCGCCAGAGTCGCCATGACTCTGGAGAACACCTCGCCGTGAAGATTGGCTTTGAGAGCAGCGATGTATCGACGCCTCCATGCGTCCGATGGTTCATCGATATACGCTTGCGCCAACGCCTCTTCCGGCTGATTCTGCAGAAAGTGCCTGGCTTCCCACCGATGCTGCATGTCGTTCGACTCGGCTTTGAGCACCGTCCGATGCAGAGGGCTGACAAAGATCTCGCCTTGGTATCCGCGAAAGACGATCGCGCAAATCGCGCCGCCGAATGACAGAACGATTGCATACATCAAGACACGAACAGCCGGCCGGCGGCAACTCAGACTC
This Phycisphaeraceae bacterium DNA region includes the following protein-coding sequences:
- a CDS encoding ABC transporter substrate-binding protein, with amino-acid sequence MRRPAQRLAAALALLLALLGGLVTACGGPGSSSDAEANASTSTPRIVVLSPGIGETLDALGLGEFVVGRHAFDRNRPDDIPVVGDQNGIDYERLLRLEPTHVLLERSASGAPPRLDGFAGSKGFVVREIPMLTLDDIRGCIGFLTTLFRVEGVNERASELLAALDEALSPLEQIDDRAGRMLLLYWTDPIGVAGPGSYHAEIVRSLGAMLAVDTGRAYQELDAEDTRRLYPDSIALFIPGADPSRKAELLGILASLDLRAVNSGRVAIVNHPSAQVPGPAVIDVANQLREAISSWPFLADVP
- a CDS encoding iron ABC transporter permease, which translates into the protein MRRNPWIAVSAFAAFAALAVVLRLLASPEGLEWPRDAIEWQLRSGRIASGLVVGAALASAGVFLQALLRNPLAEPAVLGLTGGAGLGVVLWIYSGFLATGAIVQYQAPILPALFGSLGALGVVGALGQRRGLIDPTALILVGVVLSLICGAGVMFVQHLLPDRGVALASRWVLGAISDDVPLRWLVGVGAMTLASVALGAWLGPSMDAASLSDDEARSVGVRLGALRAALFLMSGALAAGSVVLAGPIGFVGLVCPHLVRLVAGPGHRTLVVGSALLGAAAIVSADAGVKLIDLGSGRMPIGVLTALVGGPVFIALLRRELRR
- a CDS encoding ABC transporter ATP-binding protein, with product MTLAIEALTFGYRRAEPILREVSAAFEPGRVAAILGPNGAGKSTLLRAALGFVKPWSGRVTLGARDIRSLPGAERVARLAYVPQRPEVAGAFTARRVVTLGRHALPARDDLVEHALVSLELDRFSDRPFATLSVGQQQRVALARALAQLGALDDAEPLVGKTLLADEPMSAMDPRFVGIAASHMRRLARRGATVVVVLHDATTALRLADDVLALSCDGRVAARGPTERTLTAGMLESLYGTRFDTIRQDGRGALLPSLPGARDDRPGE
- the accB gene encoding acetyl-CoA carboxylase biotin carboxyl carrier protein; its protein translation is MINLDTLKELVRLMVDNDLSEVELHDEQESVSLKRGGGQVVYSAAPVAHHAPANHAAPAGGAPAPAPASADPDAGLVAISSPMVGTYYSAASPDSPPFAKPGMQITGDSVVCIIEAMKVFNEIKAEVSGTIEKILVKNGEPVEFGQKLFLVRPS
- the accC gene encoding acetyl-CoA carboxylase biotin carboxylase subunit, producing the protein MFSRILIANRGEIALRVIRACHELGIEAVCVYSQADADAPYLRLADRAICIGEGPANKSYLNIPRIISAAEIADVDAIHPGYGFLSENAHFASVCRDCKIEFIGPSPEAMAKLGDKVSCRATAKEAKVPIFPGSESAIEDIEEAVKLADKIGYPVIVKAAAGGGGRGMRVVHNEAALRTGVKSASTEAEAAFGNGSVYIEKFLESARHIEVQVLGDKHGNAIHLYERDCSTQRRHQKLIEEAPAPHVDQRRREDVCKSAARLIKRANYSGAATVEFLMDERQNFYMLEVNTRLQVEHPVTEAITGVDLVKAQIRVAAGEPLWFKQKDVKINGHAIECRINAEDPSKNFSPSPGTITRFDTPGGPGVRLDSHCITGYRVPPNYDSMIGKLIVHADTREEAIARAERALREMTVEPIKTTIPLHRELMRNSAFRAGGMDIHYLERLLKK
- a CDS encoding YkgJ family cysteine cluster protein, which produces MIPPEEIAAARGWLDAARNEFLCAELETIYDEVRRETAAQKPVCVASGRCCRFEEYGHRLYVTGFEAAYTLARLPSALTREALDDARAAGGCPFQVENLCKVHTIKPLGCRTYYCDETAQEWQKDLTERMLWKIRALHDRHGLEYRYGEWRGMMGVVMEAEEVEPSQEVG
- a CDS encoding YkgJ family cysteine cluster protein is translated as MSDQTPGQTGQTKPEWYAKGLRFECTQCGNCCTGGPGYVAFTEDEGKAIAKVLGISHERFLKDYTKREGGGRSLKENKTHRGYDCVFLDFDEQGLAICKVYQARPLQCRTFPWWPENLRSEANWKRLARGCEGIGRGNFVPIEHIRVERDRQAADAGLDIDGPYR
- the lpxI gene encoding UDP-2,3-diacylglucosamine diphosphatase LpxI (LpxI, functionally equivalent to LpxH, replaces it in LPS biosynthesis in a minority of bacteria.), whose protein sequence is MTASRPAPAPGMPAKPVLGLIAGQGRLPVIVAEGMRARGYRVACVGLTSQYLPELPALCDEFRAVSPFRLNAWARTLRRSGAREAVMVGRVDKAAMMHVRFRWIRFMPDATTLLVWYRRLRHDRRSPAILGAIADTLHERGVSLIDSTAHIPEHMATPGVMTKRQPSTGESEDIRFGWPILQELLRLHIGQCIAVSEKDVVAVEAVEGTDRMIERAGLLCRRGGWTMLKSCSPDHDRRADVPTVGVETIRNVHAAGGTCLALGVGDVILIDKPRVLALADELGVAVVGVPRP